A stretch of the Clostridium botulinum genome encodes the following:
- a CDS encoding 5-deoxy-glucuronate isomerase, with translation MVEKIASLIKGYNVLTDMNGKHSNMLMDTGIYKIEKAQVEVVLDNKKESAFLLLDGKIQIEWQGNKKEMERHSIFDEDPWCLHVPKNVEVKITAITDAEVLVQKTTNDKEFDCKFYAPEDCQSDIFGEGVWNDTARRVVRTVFDYSNAPYSNMVMGEVITFPGKWSSYIPHEHPQPEIYYYRFNKPQGFGCSIIGDDVFKITDNSVAAIPGGLVHPQTSAPGYAMYYCWMIRHLDNNPWTDRINAEEHKWLLEPNVKIWPEK, from the coding sequence ATGGTTGAAAAGATAGCATCATTAATTAAAGGATATAATGTTCTAACAGATATGAATGGCAAACATAGCAATATGCTTATGGATACTGGAATATATAAAATTGAAAAAGCTCAAGTTGAAGTAGTTTTAGATAACAAGAAAGAAAGTGCATTTTTACTATTAGATGGTAAGATTCAAATAGAATGGCAAGGAAATAAAAAGGAAATGGAAAGACATTCAATATTCGATGAAGATCCATGGTGTTTACATGTTCCAAAGAATGTTGAAGTTAAGATAACAGCAATTACAGATGCTGAAGTGTTAGTTCAAAAGACAACAAATGATAAAGAATTTGATTGTAAATTTTATGCACCAGAAGATTGCCAAAGTGACATCTTTGGAGAAGGTGTATGGAATGATACTGCAAGAAGAGTTGTTAGAACTGTATTTGACTACTCAAACGCTCCTTATTCAAATATGGTAATGGGTGAAGTTATAACTTTCCCAGGAAAATGGTCAAGTTATATACCTCATGAACATCCACAACCAGAAATATATTACTACAGATTCAATAAACCACAAGGATTTGGATGTTCGATAATAGGAGACGACGTATTTAAAATAACTGATAATAGTGTGGCTGCAATTCCAGGTGGACTTGTTCATCCTCAAACATCTGCTCCAGGATATGCAATGTATTATTGCTGGATGATAAGACATTTAGATAACAATCCATGGACAGATAGAATAAATGCAGAAGAACACAAATGGCTATTAGAACCTAATGTTAAGATTTGGCCAGAGAAGTAG
- the iolD gene encoding 3D-(3,5/4)-trihydroxycyclohexane-1,2-dione acylhydrolase (decyclizing) produces the protein MKTIRLTVAQALVKFLNQQYIEFDGQQHKFIKGIFTIFGHGNVVGLGQALEQDPGDLEVHQGRNEQGMAHVATAFAKQMHRKQIYACTSSVGPGAANMVTAAATATANNIPVLILPGDTFATRQPDPVLQQVEQTHNLSITTNDAFKAVSKYWDRVVRPEQLMPAMINAMRVLTDEANTGAVTIALPQDVQGEAYDFPEYFFQKRVHRIERRPATNESIKDAVELIKSKKKPIMVCGGGVRYSEAAEALKKFAEAFNIPFGETQAGKSAIEWDYEYNLGGIGTTGNLSANVIAKDADLVIGVGTRFTDFTTASKSLFQNEDVDFLTINVSEFHAYKLDAQARVVADAKVALDAIREELAKTGYKSAYTTEIKAAKDAWIKELDRLFNVKYTGEGFVPEIAGELDHVLPEFHKQMGSCLTQTQVLGELNKLIDDDSIVLGAAGSLPGDLQRVWCAKKPNTYHMEYGYSCMGYEVAGALGAKLAAPDREVYALVGDGSFMMLHSELVTSIQDRKKINIVLLDNAAFGCINNLQMGNGMGSFGTEFRFRNEKTGKLDGELVPINFAKVAEGYGVKTYSVKTVEELRNAIEDSKKQSVSTLIDIKVLPKTMTHGYESWWHVGVAEVSEKSSIQKAYTEKEEVLKKARRY, from the coding sequence ATGAAAACAATAAGATTAACTGTAGCTCAAGCTTTAGTTAAATTTCTTAATCAACAATATATAGAATTCGATGGACAACAACATAAATTTATTAAAGGTATATTCACTATATTCGGTCATGGTAATGTTGTAGGTCTTGGTCAAGCATTAGAACAAGATCCAGGAGATCTTGAAGTTCACCAAGGACGTAATGAACAAGGTATGGCACACGTTGCAACTGCATTTGCAAAACAAATGCATAGAAAACAAATTTATGCATGTACATCATCAGTTGGTCCAGGAGCTGCAAATATGGTTACAGCAGCGGCAACAGCAACAGCGAATAACATTCCAGTTTTAATATTGCCTGGAGATACATTTGCAACAAGACAACCAGATCCAGTACTACAACAAGTTGAACAAACTCACAACTTATCAATAACAACTAATGATGCATTTAAAGCTGTAAGTAAGTATTGGGATAGAGTAGTAAGACCAGAACAACTTATGCCAGCAATGATAAATGCAATGAGAGTATTAACAGATGAAGCTAACACTGGAGCTGTAACAATAGCATTACCTCAAGACGTTCAAGGAGAAGCTTATGATTTCCCAGAATATTTCTTCCAAAAACGTGTTCATAGAATAGAAAGAAGACCTGCAACTAACGAATCAATTAAAGACGCAGTTGAATTAATAAAATCCAAAAAGAAACCAATAATGGTTTGCGGTGGTGGAGTAAGATACTCTGAGGCTGCTGAAGCATTAAAGAAATTTGCAGAAGCATTTAACATTCCATTTGGAGAAACTCAAGCAGGAAAAAGTGCTATAGAATGGGATTATGAATATAACCTAGGGGGAATCGGTACTACTGGTAACTTATCTGCGAATGTAATAGCTAAAGATGCTGATTTAGTAATAGGTGTAGGAACAAGATTTACTGATTTCACTACAGCTTCAAAATCTTTATTCCAAAATGAAGATGTTGATTTCTTAACAATAAATGTATCAGAATTCCACGCTTATAAATTAGATGCACAAGCAAGAGTTGTTGCAGATGCTAAAGTTGCATTAGATGCAATTAGAGAAGAACTAGCTAAAACTGGTTATAAATCAGCTTATACAACTGAAATTAAAGCTGCAAAAGATGCATGGATAAAAGAATTAGATAGATTATTTAATGTTAAATATACAGGAGAAGGATTTGTACCTGAAATAGCAGGAGAGCTTGATCATGTTTTACCAGAATTCCATAAACAAATGGGTTCTTGCTTAACTCAAACTCAAGTTTTAGGTGAATTAAACAAATTAATAGATGATGATTCAATAGTACTAGGAGCTGCAGGAAGTCTTCCAGGAGATCTTCAAAGAGTATGGTGTGCCAAAAAGCCTAATACTTATCATATGGAATATGGATATTCTTGTATGGGATATGAAGTTGCAGGTGCATTAGGTGCAAAACTTGCTGCTCCAGATAGAGAAGTTTATGCATTAGTTGGAGACGGAAGTTTTATGATGCTACATTCTGAACTTGTAACAAGTATTCAAGATAGAAAGAAAATAAATATAGTTCTTTTAGATAATGCTGCATTTGGATGTATAAACAATCTACAAATGGGAAATGGAATGGGTAGCTTTGGTACAGAATTCAGATTTAGAAATGAAAAAACTGGTAAGTTAGATGGAGAATTAGTTCCAATAAACTTTGCAAAAGTTGCTGAAGGATATGGTGTTAAAACGTATTCAGTAAAAACAGTAGAAGAATTAAGAAATGCTATAGAAGATTCTAAAAAACAATCAGTTTCTACATTAATAGATATAAAAGTATTACCAAAAACTATGACTCATGGATATGAATCATGGTGGCATGTTGGAGTTGCAGAAGTATCTGAAAAATCTTCAATACAAAAAGCTTATACAGAAAAAGAAGAAGTATTAAAGAAAGCAAGAAGATATTAA
- the iolG gene encoding inositol 2-dehydrogenase, translating into MLKVGIIGAGRIGKVHTESITKYVPNAEVKAIADPFMNDATAEWAKSMGVKETYKDYKEILNDSEIEAVLVCSSTNTHSQISIEALQAGKNVFCEKPVDHDLGRIKKVLEEVEKSGKKFQVGFNRRFDHNFKAIKDAVLAGKVGDPHIIRVTSRDPEAPPAEYVKVSGGIFLDMTIHDFDMVRFLSGSEVEEVYANGAVLVDPAIGEAGDIDTAIITLKFANGALGVIDNSRRAAYGYDQRAEVFGSKGSVATANDTLSTAVVSTEEGISSEKPLYFFLERYMQSFAEEIRQFVNSIVNDTEVPVNANDGLQPVLIGLAAKKSLEEGRPVKLSEFKF; encoded by the coding sequence ATGTTAAAAGTAGGTATTATTGGTGCAGGAAGAATCGGAAAAGTTCATACAGAAAGTATAACTAAGTATGTTCCAAATGCTGAAGTTAAAGCAATAGCAGATCCATTTATGAATGATGCAACTGCTGAATGGGCAAAATCAATGGGAGTTAAAGAAACTTACAAAGATTATAAAGAAATCTTAAATGATTCAGAAATTGAAGCAGTTTTAGTTTGTTCTTCAACTAACACTCATTCACAAATTTCAATAGAAGCTTTACAAGCAGGAAAAAACGTTTTCTGTGAAAAACCAGTTGACCATGACCTTGGAAGAATTAAAAAAGTTTTAGAGGAAGTAGAAAAATCAGGCAAGAAGTTCCAAGTAGGATTTAATAGAAGATTTGATCACAACTTTAAGGCTATAAAAGATGCAGTTTTAGCTGGTAAAGTGGGAGATCCACATATAATTAGGGTTACATCAAGAGATCCAGAAGCACCTCCAGCTGAATATGTAAAAGTTTCAGGCGGAATATTCCTAGATATGACAATACATGATTTTGATATGGTTCGTTTCTTATCAGGAAGTGAAGTTGAAGAAGTATATGCTAACGGAGCAGTTTTAGTTGATCCTGCAATAGGAGAAGCTGGAGATATAGATACAGCAATCATTACATTAAAATTTGCAAATGGTGCACTAGGAGTAATTGATAATAGCAGACGTGCAGCTTATGGATATGACCAAAGAGCAGAAGTATTTGGTTCAAAAGGATCAGTTGCTACAGCAAACGATACTTTATCAACAGCAGTAGTAAGCACAGAAGAAGGAATATCTTCTGAAAAACCACTATATTTCTTTTTAGAAAGATACATGCAATCATTTGCTGAAGAAATAAGACAATTTGTTAATTCAATTGTAAACGATACAGAAGTACCAGTAAATGCTAATGATGGATTACAACCAGTATTAATAGGACTTGCAGCTAAGAAATCATTAGAAGAAGGAAGACCAGTTAAACTTTCTGAATTCAAATTTTAA
- a CDS encoding DeoR/GlpR family DNA-binding transcription regulator: protein MKSHRIKEIENYVLQNEHASIDTLCSLFNVSKNTIRRDIAVLVNKGIVKKVYGGITLNNEEKLTVPFEQREVTHKDEKYLIAEYASKLVEDNDIIFIDSGTTTVHMIPFLNDRKNLTIITNNLNILLKALPYSNVDILSTGGTLFRETNSLIGVEASNFLKNYNISKAFMATTGFSIDKGVTNSSNFEYDVKKTVVENSSNVILLADHSKLDTASLKTYCNLEDITCFITDRLPPKEYVKFFQEHNIDLITPDN from the coding sequence ATGAAATCTCATAGAATAAAAGAAATCGAGAATTATGTATTGCAGAATGAACATGCTTCAATAGATACATTGTGTTCTCTTTTCAATGTTTCAAAAAACACCATAAGAAGGGATATCGCAGTATTAGTGAACAAAGGAATCGTAAAAAAGGTTTATGGTGGAATTACTTTAAATAATGAAGAAAAATTAACTGTTCCTTTTGAACAAAGGGAAGTTACCCATAAAGACGAAAAATACTTAATCGCTGAGTATGCAAGTAAGCTCGTTGAAGATAACGATATTATTTTTATAGATTCAGGTACAACCACAGTACATATGATACCTTTCTTAAATGATAGAAAAAATTTGACTATAATAACTAATAATCTTAATATACTACTAAAGGCTTTGCCTTATTCAAATGTAGATATATTATCCACAGGAGGAACTCTTTTTAGAGAAACTAATTCTTTAATCGGTGTAGAAGCTTCAAACTTCCTAAAAAATTATAATATATCGAAAGCATTTATGGCCACTACAGGTTTCTCTATTGATAAAGGAGTTACTAATTCATCTAATTTTGAATATGATGTAAAAAAAACAGTAGTTGAAAATAGTTCAAATGTAATACTTTTAGCTGATCACTCAAAATTAGATACAGCTTCTCTTAAAACTTATTGTAATTTGGAAGATATCACTTGTTTTATTACAGATAGGCTTCCACCTAAAGAATATGTTAAGTTTTTTCAAGAACACAATATAGATTTAATTACTCCAGATAATTAA
- a CDS encoding YibE/F family protein, whose protein sequence is MKKYKRLHIVLIAMFIFSAFFALNCFAEENNSKNLQEYYSKQMDKPDYVTVKAKIMDITFDDTKENKKDIPIESDIRYQHLKIKLLSGKHKGEVYTVRNTVEMISPYKLIFEKGDKLLLHLTEGGGNKVVNLKVYERSREGIIYFVVALFMVLLIAIGGKKGLKSAITLIFMGVLIVFVLLPLIRRGYNPILISIFISVLSVVFTMTLVSGSNKKTLTAILGTIGGVIIAGIIAMIVGNMAMLTGVGNEDAQMLAYIPQNKYIDFKGLLYGGIIIGALGAIMDVTMSVSSAMWEIKEIKPNIKTNELIKSGMNIGKDIMGSMSNTLILAYAGGSIYIMLLFSMFKMDPLEIINLEPIASEIIRAMAGSIGLICAIPLTVIISASLAKNYYKKK, encoded by the coding sequence GTGAAGAAATATAAAAGATTACATATAGTATTGATTGCTATGTTCATATTTTCAGCATTTTTTGCTTTGAATTGTTTTGCAGAAGAGAATAATAGTAAGAATCTTCAAGAGTATTATTCAAAACAAATGGATAAACCTGATTATGTAACTGTAAAGGCTAAAATTATGGATATAACATTTGATGATACAAAAGAAAATAAAAAAGATATACCAATAGAATCAGATATTAGATATCAACATTTAAAGATAAAACTTCTATCGGGAAAACATAAGGGGGAAGTATATACTGTTAGAAACACTGTTGAGATGATATCACCGTACAAACTTATATTTGAAAAAGGTGATAAATTACTTCTTCATTTAACTGAAGGAGGGGGAAATAAAGTAGTAAACCTAAAAGTGTATGAAAGATCCAGAGAAGGGATTATATATTTTGTAGTGGCACTATTTATGGTTTTATTAATTGCTATAGGTGGAAAGAAAGGGTTAAAATCAGCTATAACATTGATATTTATGGGAGTGCTTATAGTTTTTGTTTTATTGCCATTAATAAGAAGAGGATATAATCCTATTTTAATATCTATATTTATAAGTGTTTTATCAGTGGTATTTACTATGACATTAGTAAGTGGATCAAATAAAAAGACATTAACTGCAATACTTGGAACCATAGGTGGAGTTATTATAGCGGGTATTATAGCTATGATAGTAGGGAATATGGCTATGTTAACGGGTGTAGGTAATGAAGATGCACAAATGCTTGCGTATATACCTCAAAATAAATATATAGATTTTAAAGGATTGCTTTATGGTGGAATAATAATAGGTGCACTAGGAGCAATAATGGATGTAACGATGTCTGTATCATCAGCTATGTGGGAAATAAAAGAGATAAAACCTAATATAAAGACTAATGAACTAATAAAGTCTGGAATGAATATAGGTAAGGATATTATGGGATCTATGTCTAATACGTTAATTCTTGCATATGCAGGGGGTTCCATTTATATTATGCTTTTATTTTCTATGTTTAAGATGGATCCACTTGAAATTATAAATTTAGAACCTATTGCCTCGGAAATAATAAGAGCCATGGCAGGAAGCATAGGGCTTATATGTGCAATACCATTGACAGTTATAATTTCTGCAAGTTTAGCAAAGAATTATTACAAGAAAAAATAA
- a CDS encoding iron-containing alcohol dehydrogenase → MAHKVIVPKKIVYGKEALKDAGIYLKEFGKKALIVTDEIMVKIGNVSKLTDILNENNVQYVIYDEVNSEPTDVMVDKGIEIYKSEECDFLIAVGGGSPIDTMKAIGAMITNPGKISDYMGKIIENCPPPLVAVPTTAGTGSEATQFTIISDTVNNVKMLLKGPNLLPQLAIVDAEMTMTAPKGVTAATGIDALTHAVESYTSRVAQPLSDTFALSAIKRIFNNLRKAYSEGNDFESRNQMSLGSLEAGIAFNNASVTIIHGMSRPIGALFHVPHGVSNAMLFVECLKFAIEGTPERFADIAKVIGSYKEGMTNMEAAKTVVNEIRKLCSDINIPTLEEFGIDKEKFFENIDKMASDALVSGSPSNTMRQPTKEEIIEIYKNLWN, encoded by the coding sequence ATGGCACATAAAGTTATTGTTCCAAAAAAAATTGTATATGGTAAGGAAGCACTTAAAGATGCTGGAATTTACCTTAAAGAGTTTGGGAAAAAAGCTTTAATCGTTACTGATGAAATAATGGTTAAAATCGGGAATGTTTCAAAGCTAACAGATATATTAAATGAAAACAATGTACAATATGTAATATATGATGAAGTAAATTCTGAACCAACTGATGTTATGGTTGATAAGGGAATAGAAATATATAAGAGTGAAGAGTGTGATTTCTTAATAGCTGTAGGGGGAGGAAGTCCAATCGATACTATGAAGGCAATTGGTGCTATGATAACAAACCCAGGAAAAATTTCAGACTATATGGGAAAAATTATTGAAAATTGTCCACCACCACTTGTTGCAGTACCAACAACAGCTGGGACTGGATCAGAAGCAACACAATTCACAATTATTTCAGATACAGTAAATAATGTAAAGATGTTATTAAAAGGACCAAACTTATTACCACAACTTGCAATAGTTGATGCTGAAATGACAATGACAGCTCCAAAAGGAGTTACAGCAGCTACCGGAATAGATGCTTTAACTCATGCAGTTGAATCTTATACATCAAGAGTTGCTCAACCTCTATCAGATACATTTGCTTTATCAGCAATAAAACGTATCTTTAACAACTTAAGAAAAGCTTATAGTGAAGGAAATGATTTTGAATCTAGAAATCAAATGTCACTTGGCTCATTAGAAGCTGGTATAGCATTTAATAATGCGTCAGTTACAATAATACATGGAATGAGTAGACCAATAGGAGCACTATTCCATGTACCACATGGAGTTTCAAATGCTATGCTTTTTGTAGAATGTTTAAAGTTTGCTATTGAAGGAACTCCAGAACGTTTTGCAGATATCGCTAAGGTAATTGGTTCATACAAAGAAGGTATGACTAATATGGAAGCAGCTAAAACAGTTGTTAATGAAATTAGAAAATTATGTTCAGATATAAATATCCCAACTTTAGAAGAGTTCGGAATAGACAAAGAAAAATTCTTTGAAAATATTGATAAAATGGCAAGTGATGCTTTAGTAAGTGGAAGTCCTAGCAATACAATGAGACAACCAACTAAAGAAGAAATAATAGAAATTTATAAAAATTTATGGAATTAG
- a CDS encoding class II fructose-bisphosphate aldolase: MPLVNMEQILNKADKEGYGVGSFSVANIEMVMGAIKAAEELNSPLILQIAEVRLPHSPLHIIGPAMVAAAKEAKVPVAVHFDHGINIETIHQALKIGFTSVMFDGSHYPIEENIEKTKEVIKLAEKYDAAVEAEIGQVGGSEDGSVDIDIRVTSVADAEKFYDETGVNALAVAIGNAHGVYKEEPKLRMDRLKEIDRSVDVPLVLHGGSGISEDDFKDCVDNGIRKLNVATATFNNVVRRVEMLFNANESVDYFTYHDEVIDAAYENVKKHIIIFGSCNRA; the protein is encoded by the coding sequence ATGCCTTTAGTAAATATGGAACAAATTTTAAATAAAGCTGATAAAGAAGGCTATGGAGTAGGTTCCTTTAGTGTTGCGAATATAGAAATGGTTATGGGAGCTATAAAGGCAGCTGAAGAATTAAATTCACCTTTAATTCTTCAGATTGCTGAAGTGAGATTACCCCATTCACCATTACATATAATAGGACCAGCAATGGTAGCAGCGGCTAAAGAAGCAAAAGTACCTGTAGCTGTTCATTTTGATCATGGTATAAATATAGAAACTATTCATCAAGCTCTAAAAATAGGATTTACATCTGTTATGTTTGATGGATCACATTATCCAATAGAAGAAAATATAGAGAAAACCAAGGAAGTTATAAAACTTGCTGAAAAATACGATGCGGCAGTTGAAGCTGAAATAGGTCAAGTAGGCGGGAGTGAAGATGGTTCAGTTGACATAGATATAAGAGTAACTAGCGTTGCAGATGCAGAGAAGTTTTATGATGAAACAGGGGTAAATGCATTAGCTGTAGCTATTGGAAATGCTCATGGAGTATACAAAGAAGAGCCCAAACTTAGAATGGATAGATTAAAAGAAATAGATAGAAGTGTGGATGTACCATTAGTTCTTCATGGTGGTTCTGGAATTAGTGAAGACGATTTCAAAGATTGTGTTGATAATGGAATAAGAAAATTAAACGTGGCAACAGCTACATTTAATAATGTTGTAAGAAGAGTAGAAATGTTATTTAATGCTAATGAATCAGTAGATTATTTTACTTATCATGATGAAGTTATTGATGCAGCTTATGAGAATGTAAAAAAACACATAATAATATTTGGAAGTTGTAACAGAGCATAA
- a CDS encoding 5'-nucleotidase C-terminal domain-containing protein, whose product MNKIFKRSKGKRIVSFFVIMAMIFSMTTQLAFATSNSENIVNTNMNTLTKEVNPSSDKSVNIIMFNDFHGNLAEDVRETGKNIGMAKMVGYAKDAVSKNPNTIIVSGGDNYQGTAMSNLTYGAPVSAMMKAMHVTASAVGNHEFDWGVSHMEKWQKDGGFNFLAANIYDSKTNAPVSWSKPYKIVEKGGIKVAFIGLAHPNTTTLTKRENVTGLEFRDPVKTSEEWIKYLKEGKAKEGIPDVIVALTHIDSYQDDNTKEITGKAVDLTKVKGLDAIVSAHSHRRVIGIINGKPIIQAYKYGRAIGIMSIKLDKDNKVTKIVPKIDDVCNTKSDIIQDEQSAETYNKYDKDLKPILGEKIGQATKEFTHDRASKGTVSLLGRWSCEVMQKKTGAQIAIQNGGGLRRTLYKGDITMGDMYEIMPFDNALVTFDFKGLDIKKAIDHGILNPEVTDGQFSGLKVEYDKNKEFEHRITKITLTDGTPLDMNKYYKLTVPDFLLSGGDKYDFSNAKNVVETFIPVRDVLVEAIKNAKVITPKAVDYIKECKVKPMPKPEVKPEVKPVPKPVPKPEVKPEVKPDPNVRAVYFVKGGDTLKYIARAYGVSWRELAKFNKLDNPNMIFPGQKILIPVQGSKENSNIKATYVVKRYDTLKKIGNIYGISWRRIAKFNKLNNPNMIFENQKILIPA is encoded by the coding sequence ATGAATAAAATTTTCAAGAGGTCAAAAGGGAAAAGAATTGTAAGCTTTTTTGTAATAATGGCAATGATATTCTCAATGACTACTCAGCTTGCATTTGCAACTAGTAATTCAGAAAATATTGTTAACACTAATATGAATACGTTAACAAAAGAGGTAAATCCATCTAGCGATAAAAGTGTAAACATTATCATGTTTAATGATTTTCATGGTAATTTAGCAGAAGATGTAAGGGAAACAGGAAAAAATATTGGTATGGCTAAAATGGTGGGATATGCAAAAGATGCAGTTAGCAAAAATCCTAACACTATAATAGTATCTGGTGGAGATAACTATCAAGGTACAGCTATGTCAAATTTAACATATGGTGCACCAGTATCAGCTATGATGAAAGCTATGCATGTAACAGCTTCAGCAGTTGGTAATCATGAATTTGATTGGGGCGTAAGTCATATGGAAAAGTGGCAAAAAGATGGAGGATTCAATTTTTTAGCTGCTAATATTTATGATTCAAAAACAAATGCTCCAGTATCTTGGTCCAAGCCTTATAAGATAGTTGAAAAGGGTGGAATAAAAGTAGCATTTATAGGACTTGCTCACCCAAATACAACAACTCTTACTAAGAGAGAAAATGTAACAGGACTTGAATTTAGAGATCCAGTTAAAACATCAGAAGAATGGATAAAGTATCTAAAAGAAGGAAAAGCAAAAGAGGGAATTCCTGATGTTATTGTAGCATTAACTCATATTGATTCTTATCAAGATGATAATACTAAAGAAATAACAGGAAAAGCAGTTGATTTAACTAAAGTTAAAGGATTAGATGCAATTGTATCAGCTCATAGTCATAGAAGAGTTATAGGAATAATAAACGGCAAACCAATAATTCAAGCTTATAAATATGGTCGTGCTATTGGAATAATGTCTATAAAATTGGATAAGGACAATAAAGTAACTAAAATTGTACCTAAGATAGATGATGTATGTAATACTAAAAGTGATATTATACAAGATGAACAAAGTGCAGAAACTTATAATAAATATGATAAAGATTTAAAACCTATTTTAGGAGAAAAAATAGGACAAGCAACAAAAGAATTTACTCATGATAGAGCTTCTAAAGGAACTGTCTCTTTATTAGGTAGATGGTCATGTGAAGTTATGCAAAAGAAAACAGGTGCACAAATAGCTATACAAAATGGTGGTGGACTTAGAAGAACACTATATAAAGGAGATATTACAATGGGTGATATGTATGAAATAATGCCTTTTGATAATGCACTTGTAACATTTGATTTTAAAGGTTTAGATATAAAGAAAGCCATAGATCATGGTATATTAAATCCTGAAGTAACAGATGGACAATTTTCAGGATTAAAGGTTGAATATGATAAAAATAAAGAATTTGAGCATAGAATAACAAAAATAACTCTTACTGATGGAACACCACTTGATATGAATAAATATTACAAATTAACTGTTCCGGATTTCCTTTTATCGGGTGGAGATAAATATGATTTTTCTAATGCAAAAAATGTAGTGGAAACATTTATTCCTGTAAGAGATGTTCTTGTTGAAGCTATTAAAAATGCAAAAGTTATAACACCTAAAGCAGTGGATTATATAAAAGAGTGTAAAGTTAAGCCAATGCCAAAACCAGAAGTTAAACCAGAAGTTAAGCCGGTTCCAAAACCAGTGCCAAAGCCAGAGGTTAAACCAGAAGTTAAACCTGATCCAAATGTTAGAGCAGTTTATTTTGTAAAGGGTGGAGATACTTTAAAATATATTGCAAGAGCATATGGAGTTTCTTGGAGAGAACTTGCTAAATTTAATAAATTAGATAATCCAAATATGATATTCCCAGGTCAAAAGATACTAATACCTGTACAAGGATCAAAAGAAAACTCAAATATTAAAGCTACTTATGTAGTGAAAAGATATGATACATTAAAGAAGATTGGTAATATATACGGAATTAGTTGGAGAAGAATAGCTAAGTTTAATAAATTAAATAATCCAAATATGATATTTGAAAATCAAAAGATATTAATTCCAGCATAA
- the iolC gene encoding 5-dehydro-2-deoxygluconokinase translates to MNNIKFDNSRKYDVIPIGRVAIDFNPTDIHKPLEESRNFNKYVGGSPANIAVGLARLGKKVGFIGTVSDDQFGKFVTDYFKNEGIDTSHISVAKNGESLGLTFTEILSPTESSILMYRNGIADLQLSPEDIDEDYIKSAKMIVVSGTALAASPSREACFKAIEFAKKHGTKVLFDVDYREYNWKSLDEIAVYYSLAGKMSDIVMGSREEFDLMERLMVESSTDRETADRWIGFGNKIVVIKHGKDGSTAYTEDGQNFSIKPFPIKLLKSFGGGDAYGSAFMYALLEGWEIIDALEFGSASAAMLVSSHSCSEDMPTVEAVKEFIRQKKEEYGEMIARA, encoded by the coding sequence ATGAATAATATAAAATTTGATAATTCAAGAAAATATGATGTAATTCCAATAGGAAGAGTAGCAATAGATTTTAACCCAACTGATATTCATAAACCATTAGAAGAAAGCAGAAACTTCAATAAATATGTTGGTGGTTCTCCAGCAAACATAGCTGTTGGACTTGCTAGATTAGGAAAAAAAGTAGGATTTATAGGAACAGTTTCAGACGATCAATTCGGAAAATTTGTTACTGACTATTTTAAAAATGAAGGAATAGATACTTCACACATATCAGTAGCTAAAAATGGTGAATCTTTAGGACTAACTTTCACTGAAATTTTAAGTCCAACTGAAAGTAGCATATTAATGTACAGAAATGGAATAGCTGACCTTCAATTATCTCCAGAAGATATAGATGAAGATTATATCAAAAGTGCAAAAATGATAGTTGTATCAGGTACTGCACTTGCAGCAAGTCCATCAAGAGAAGCTTGTTTTAAAGCTATTGAATTTGCTAAAAAACATGGTACAAAAGTTTTATTTGATGTAGATTATAGAGAATATAACTGGAAATCATTAGATGAAATTGCTGTTTACTATTCTTTAGCTGGAAAAATGAGTGACATAGTAATGGGATCAAGAGAAGAATTTGATTTAATGGAAAGATTAATGGTTGAATCAAGTACAGATAGAGAAACAGCGGACAGATGGATTGGATTTGGAAATAAGATAGTAGTTATTAAACACGGTAAAGATGGTTCAACTGCTTACACTGAAGACGGACAAAATTTTTCAATAAAACCATTCCCAATTAAGTTATTAAAATCTTTTGGTGGTGGAGATGCTTATGGTTCAGCATTCATGTATGCATTACTTGAAGGATGGGAAATAATCGATGCTTTAGAATTTGGTAGTGCTTCAGCAGCGATGTTAGTTTCAAGCCATAGCTGTTCAGAAGATATGCCAACAGTAGAAGCTGTTAAAGAATTTATAAGACAGAAAAAAGAAGAATATGGTGAAATGATAGCTAGAGCTTAA